Proteins from one Actinomycetota bacterium genomic window:
- a CDS encoding antitoxin encodes MTDVLIRDVPDEVVSAIEAKAKRLGLSRTEYLRRQMVRVASGTDEPVTVEALRQLAETFADLADRDVMRGAWE; translated from the coding sequence GTGACCGACGTGCTCATCCGGGACGTGCCCGACGAGGTCGTCTCCGCCATCGAGGCGAAAGCCAAGCGGCTCGGCCTGTCACGGACCGAGTACCTGCGCCGCCAGATGGTCAGGGTCGCGTCGGGGACCGATGAGCCGGTCACGGTCGAGGCGCTGCGACAGCTCGCCGAGACGTTCGCCGACCTCGCGGATCGAGACGTCATGCGGGGTGCCTGGGAGTGA
- a CDS encoding PIN domain nuclease encodes MSDWLIDKSALLRLGEATDAAGWADRIDRGLVRITTVTRLELGYSARSAADLREGMRRQPMASLPVEYLTPKIEDRAVEVQALLADRGRHRAPAIPDLLIAATAELVGLTVLHLDKDFELIAEITGQPTERLAAA; translated from the coding sequence GTGAGCGACTGGCTGATCGACAAGTCGGCGCTGTTGCGGCTCGGCGAGGCCACCGACGCGGCTGGGTGGGCTGACCGCATAGACCGCGGGCTGGTACGCATCACGACCGTGACCCGGCTGGAACTGGGCTACAGCGCGCGCAGCGCCGCGGATCTCCGCGAGGGCATGCGGCGCCAGCCGATGGCGTCGCTACCCGTGGAGTACCTCACTCCCAAGATCGAGGACCGAGCCGTCGAGGTCCAGGCACTGCTCGCCGATCGCGGGCGGCACCGCGCCCCCGCCATCCCCGACCTGCTCATCGCCGCGACCGCAGAGCTCGTCGGACTCACCGTGCTGCACCTCGACAAGGACTTCGAACTCATCGCGGAGATCACGGGCCAACCGACGGAGCGTCTCGCCGCCGCGTGA
- a CDS encoding S8 family serine peptidase → MDRRVSVVSNLVLVLALTVVGTASASPAASGDRGGDRVDVIVVLDDVPDARAAAQDVARDHGAQLGLVYEHALEGFSASVPTGRLNGLRQDRRVDLVELDQSVEAFGEVPTGVDRIEADRELGLTDASGVTFGGKVDIAIIDTGIDHSHPDLNVVAGTDCARGGPFNNSCKDGLAGDGNGHGTHVAGSAAAIDHLSGLGVAGVVPGADLWAVRVLDNNGSGYISWIVAGIDWVTARADTIEVANMSLGCECSSSALDTALTNSTNAGVVYVVAAGNSAKDASTFSPANHDQVIAVSAIADFDGLAGAAGSATCRTDGDDTLASFSNFGAVVDLAAPGVCITSTWPGGGYHTISGTSMSSPHAAGAAALYVHANGVAKSSSRWSTVRSGLQSTTWSVAPTDTCGYDPEGKQAGRLLMLEACDGGGMVGTAPTADAAAAETLEDTAVTVTLGGGDAETCDLGFSIVTGPSDGSLSSITDATCSSGTAPKTDSASVDYTPATDFAGSDSFTYRVTDGDGNSADATVAITVNGVNDAPVAVDDSAGTATDTPVTIAVLANDTDVDSDPLTVLAGATAPTSGAIVVNADQTITYSPDAGFTGTDSFTYKAFDGTVDSNEARVTVTVTDAAVVTASVEDYSAFGGKSSDNHLDITIRITDANDSTLGVPATVSIQLYRNDGAVGGTLVGSTDGAGWVTFGYRGVGPGCYATDVTAVSPSGSYSWDGSEVVAVFENNVTSCEAVLSR, encoded by the coding sequence GTGGATCGTCGTGTGTCCGTCGTCAGCAACCTCGTGCTCGTCCTCGCGCTGACGGTGGTGGGGACCGCGTCGGCGTCGCCCGCAGCGTCCGGCGATCGTGGCGGCGACCGCGTCGACGTCATCGTCGTGCTCGACGACGTCCCCGACGCCCGCGCTGCGGCGCAGGACGTCGCGCGCGACCACGGAGCGCAGCTCGGCCTGGTCTACGAGCACGCGCTCGAGGGCTTCTCGGCTTCGGTGCCGACGGGGCGCCTCAACGGGCTGCGTCAGGACCGGCGCGTCGACCTCGTCGAGCTCGACCAGTCGGTCGAGGCGTTCGGTGAGGTGCCCACCGGCGTCGACCGCATCGAGGCCGACCGCGAGCTGGGCCTGACCGATGCGTCGGGCGTGACCTTCGGAGGCAAGGTCGACATCGCCATCATCGACACCGGCATCGACCACAGCCACCCCGACCTCAACGTGGTCGCCGGGACCGACTGCGCGCGGGGCGGACCGTTCAACAACAGCTGCAAGGACGGGCTCGCCGGCGACGGCAACGGCCACGGCACCCACGTCGCCGGTAGCGCCGCGGCCATCGACCACCTCAGCGGCCTCGGGGTCGCCGGTGTCGTGCCGGGCGCCGACCTGTGGGCGGTCAGGGTCCTGGACAACAACGGCAGCGGCTACATCTCCTGGATCGTCGCCGGCATCGACTGGGTGACCGCCCGCGCCGACACCATCGAGGTGGCGAACATGAGCCTGGGCTGCGAGTGCTCCAGCTCCGCCCTGGACACGGCGCTGACCAACTCGACCAACGCCGGGGTGGTGTACGTCGTGGCCGCCGGCAACAGCGCCAAGGACGCCTCGACCTTCAGCCCCGCCAACCACGACCAGGTCATCGCGGTCTCGGCGATCGCGGACTTCGACGGTCTGGCGGGCGCCGCCGGCTCGGCCACCTGCCGCACCGACGGTGACGACACCCTGGCGAGCTTCAGCAACTTCGGGGCGGTGGTCGACCTGGCCGCACCCGGGGTCTGCATCACCTCCACCTGGCCGGGCGGCGGCTACCACACCATCAGCGGCACCTCGATGTCCAGCCCGCACGCGGCCGGCGCGGCCGCGCTGTACGTGCACGCCAACGGCGTCGCCAAGAGCAGCAGCCGCTGGTCGACCGTGCGCAGCGGGCTGCAGAGCACGACCTGGTCGGTCGCCCCGACCGACACCTGCGGCTACGACCCCGAGGGCAAGCAGGCGGGCCGGCTGCTGATGCTGGAGGCCTGCGACGGTGGCGGCATGGTCGGCACCGCCCCGACCGCCGACGCCGCGGCCGCGGAGACCCTCGAGGACACCGCGGTCACCGTCACGCTCGGCGGCGGCGACGCCGAGACCTGCGACCTCGGCTTCTCGATCGTGACCGGACCCAGCGACGGGTCCCTGAGCTCGATCACGGACGCAACGTGCTCATCGGGCACGGCCCCCAAGACCGACAGCGCTTCGGTCGACTACACCCCCGCGACCGACTTCGCCGGCAGTGACAGCTTCACCTACCGCGTCACCGACGGCGACGGCAACAGCGCGGACGCCACGGTGGCCATCACGGTCAACGGTGTCAACGACGCTCCCGTCGCCGTGGACGACAGCGCCGGCACCGCCACGGACACCCCGGTGACGATCGCCGTCCTGGCCAACGACACCGACGTGGACAGCGACCCGCTCACCGTGCTGGCCGGAGCGACCGCTCCGACGAGCGGCGCGATCGTGGTCAACGCCGACCAGACGATCACCTACAGCCCCGACGCCGGGTTCACCGGCACCGACTCGTTCACCTACAAGGCGTTTGACGGCACGGTCGACAGCAACGAGGCGAGGGTCACGGTCACCGTCACCGACGCCGCTGTGGTCACCGCCTCCGTGGAGGACTACAGCGCCTTCGGCGGCAAGTCCAGCGACAACCACCTCGACATCACGATCCGCATCACGGACGCGAACGACTCGACCCTGGGTGTGCCCGCGACGGTGAGCATCCAGCTGTACCGCAACGATGGCGCGGTCGGCGGCACCCTGGTGGGGTCGACCGACGGCGCCGGCTGGGTCACGTTCGGCTACCGCGGCGTCGGCCCCGGCTGCTACGCGACCGACGTGACGGCGGTGTCGCCCAGCGGCAGCTACAGCTGGGACGGATCCGAGGTCGTCGCGGTGTTCGAGAACAACGTCACCAGCTGCGAGGCAGTGCTCTCCCGGTAA
- a CDS encoding 13E12 repeat family protein, which produces MTARSRRGSAGSARRAGAFAHVDTLAASIDQLDTIDPDDLPVPELAGLIQQLDKQRNRLDATVLTLTAAFDQRDGAREVGERDTTSFLRNQLRRRPGDAKKTATAAQALGGLDQTRQALARGDISAEHAAEIADATAGLDDPDAETKLLTAARRGDPSAVRNEGKRLIDRQQAADRARRAYDNRRLDFRDDPAGGTRLEGYGPNLAGELIQTGIDALAAPRGEDDDRTAAQRRWDALIELIERAGAAKQLPDDGGDRPVLLALLPLDELEQRAGAEPGTLPRTGPLDPQALEQLACDADLQWLITDAEGLPLHLGQSKRYASRAQRRALRARDGGCRWPGCDVPAQWTIAHHEPPWPIGATDIDKMALVCTVNHWMRHHGGWSFELSADATVTVTSPDGHTVLTETAAEARRRHLSTDLLGDGASQPRARPGRPEPPRDDGADPPRPQPQPRSGTATSEATNPPPDDAPTLPGIASEDHAVYRAA; this is translated from the coding sequence ATGACGGCCAGATCGCGACGTGGCAGCGCGGGCAGCGCCCGCCGCGCGGGCGCGTTCGCGCACGTCGACACCCTCGCCGCGTCCATCGATCAGCTCGACACCATCGACCCCGACGACCTGCCCGTCCCCGAGCTCGCCGGGCTGATCCAGCAGCTGGACAAGCAGCGCAACCGCCTCGATGCGACCGTGCTGACCCTGACCGCCGCGTTCGACCAGCGCGACGGCGCCCGCGAGGTCGGCGAGCGCGACACGACCTCGTTCCTGCGCAACCAGCTGCGGCGCCGTCCCGGCGACGCGAAGAAGACCGCGACCGCCGCCCAGGCCCTCGGTGGGCTCGACCAGACCCGCCAAGCCCTCGCCCGAGGCGACATCTCCGCCGAACACGCCGCCGAGATCGCCGACGCCACCGCCGGGCTGGACGATCCGGACGCCGAGACCAAGCTGCTCACCGCCGCCCGGCGCGGCGACCCCTCCGCGGTCCGCAACGAGGGCAAGCGGCTCATCGACCGCCAGCAGGCCGCGGACCGGGCCCGACGCGCCTACGACAACCGGCGACTCGACTTCCGTGACGACCCCGCCGGCGGGACCCGCCTCGAGGGCTACGGCCCCAACCTGGCTGGCGAGCTCATCCAGACTGGCATCGACGCGCTCGCCGCCCCGCGGGGCGAGGACGACGACCGCACCGCCGCCCAGCGCCGCTGGGACGCCCTCATCGAGCTGATCGAGCGCGCCGGCGCCGCCAAGCAGCTGCCCGACGACGGTGGTGACCGCCCCGTGCTGCTGGCGCTGCTGCCCCTCGACGAGCTCGAACAACGTGCGGGTGCCGAACCGGGGACGCTGCCGCGCACCGGCCCCCTCGACCCCCAAGCGCTGGAGCAGCTCGCCTGCGATGCGGATCTGCAGTGGCTGATCACCGACGCCGAAGGGCTGCCGCTGCACCTGGGACAGAGCAAGCGCTACGCCTCCCGCGCCCAGCGCCGCGCCTTGCGTGCCCGCGACGGCGGCTGCCGCTGGCCCGGATGCGACGTCCCGGCCCAGTGGACCATCGCCCACCACGAACCTCCCTGGCCCATCGGCGCCACCGACATCGACAAGATGGCGCTGGTCTGCACGGTCAACCACTGGATGCGCCACCACGGCGGCTGGAGCTTCGAGCTCTCAGCTGATGCCACCGTCACCGTGACCTCTCCCGACGGCCACACCGTGCTCACCGAGACCGCCGCCGAGGCCCGCCGCCGCCATCTGAGCACCGACCTGCTCGGCGACGGCGCATCGCAACCCCGGGCCAGACCCGGCCGCCCCGAACCGCCCCGCGACGACGGGGCCGACCCCCCACGCCCCCAACCCCAACCACGATCAGGTACCGCAACCAGCGAAGCGACCAACCCCCCACCCGACGACGCCCCGACCCTGCCCGGGATCGCCTCCGAAGACCACGCCGTCTACCGCGCCGCCTGA
- a CDS encoding ATP-binding protein, giving the protein MDPRRNPYTPNAGARPPVLAGRSDELANFELLLDRLEQGRPEQSMIITGLRGVGKTVLLGEFRQRADDAGWAVVELDIAKHDDDAFRRVLAREARRALFTVAPSKRWKAKARRAAATLKSFTLTVTGDGGVTASLDVEALEGVADSGMLDADLTDLLVALGEAARDHRTGVVFLFDEIQFLSTAQLEALIAGLHRTVQRSLPITLVAAGLPQLPELAGEAKSYAERLFKFPEIGHLAEEDARRALSQPARDEGADYEDAAAARIVEYTEGYPYFIQEFGKSVWDLADGPVIAVADVHRAQGEVEAKLDSSFFRVRLDRTTELERAYLRAMAELGPEAQSAGDVAFLLDRTSQQCGPTRARLIDKGLLYTPSYGYAAFTVPQFDRFLKRRIPDLVVPEKRVKGRPS; this is encoded by the coding sequence GTGGACCCGCGACGCAATCCGTACACGCCCAACGCCGGGGCACGACCGCCGGTGCTGGCGGGGCGAAGTGACGAGCTGGCGAACTTCGAGCTGCTGCTCGATCGGCTGGAACAGGGCCGACCCGAGCAGTCCATGATCATCACCGGCCTGAGAGGCGTCGGCAAGACCGTACTCCTCGGCGAGTTCCGCCAGCGCGCAGACGACGCCGGCTGGGCCGTCGTCGAGCTCGATATCGCCAAGCACGACGACGACGCGTTCCGGCGGGTCCTAGCCCGCGAGGCGCGTCGAGCCCTGTTCACGGTGGCTCCGTCGAAGCGCTGGAAGGCGAAGGCTCGCCGCGCAGCAGCAACCCTCAAGTCGTTCACCCTGACCGTGACCGGCGACGGTGGCGTGACGGCATCACTGGATGTCGAGGCCCTCGAGGGTGTCGCCGACAGCGGGATGCTGGACGCGGACCTCACGGACCTGCTCGTCGCGCTCGGCGAGGCCGCCCGAGACCACCGGACCGGCGTGGTCTTCCTGTTCGACGAGATCCAGTTCCTGTCGACCGCGCAACTCGAGGCGCTGATCGCAGGACTGCACAGGACCGTCCAGCGATCGCTGCCGATCACGCTCGTCGCGGCAGGACTTCCGCAGCTCCCCGAGCTCGCCGGAGAGGCCAAGTCCTACGCCGAGCGGCTGTTCAAGTTCCCCGAGATCGGCCACCTCGCGGAGGAGGACGCCCGACGAGCGCTCAGCCAGCCAGCCCGCGACGAAGGTGCGGATTACGAGGACGCTGCCGCCGCACGGATCGTCGAGTACACCGAGGGCTACCCCTACTTCATCCAGGAGTTCGGCAAGTCCGTCTGGGATCTCGCCGACGGTCCGGTGATCGCCGTGGCCGACGTGCACCGAGCCCAGGGCGAGGTGGAGGCCAAGCTCGACAGCAGCTTCTTCAGGGTCCGGCTGGACAGGACGACCGAACTCGAGCGTGCCTACCTGCGTGCGATGGCGGAGCTGGGACCCGAGGCGCAATCCGCCGGCGATGTCGCCTTCCTGCTCGATCGGACCTCGCAGCAGTGTGGCCCCACTCGGGCGCGGTTGATCGACAAGGGACTGCTCTACACGCCGAGCTACGGATACGCCGCGTTCACGGTCCCGCAGTTCGATCGTTTCCTGAAACGGCGCATCCCCGACCTCGTCGTGCCCGAGAAGCGGGTGAAGGGGAGACCCTCGTGA
- a CDS encoding site-specific integrase — MDGLTLGEYIDEWLDVARLRLAPTTLASYAGMVRRYLHPALGAVPIAELTTRRIERTYAELLTRGGQGGKPLSPRSVEYCHAILHTVLADAVKHGVVVANPATGATVPRHHGDGAQAKDLTVWTAEELARFLELVADDPLFHLWALAATTGMRRGELLAVAWPSVDLDRRVLHVRHSLVRVDGAFRLKPPKNGRARSLALDDWTLGVLADRQEVQQREARVRDRPSTLGQQWELVFTTPEGEPLDPLRVTWAFRKLVASLPLPRIRLHDLRHGHATLLLQEGTPIKVVSDRLGHASARFTLDVYAHALPVMDAAAADRFAQLLGHAD, encoded by the coding sequence ATGGACGGCCTCACCTTGGGCGAGTACATCGATGAGTGGCTCGACGTGGCGCGGCTGCGGCTCGCCCCGACCACGCTCGCGTCGTACGCCGGCATGGTCCGCCGCTACCTGCACCCCGCGCTCGGCGCGGTCCCCATCGCCGAGCTGACCACCCGGCGCATCGAGCGCACCTACGCCGAGCTGCTCACGCGCGGCGGACAGGGCGGCAAGCCGCTGTCGCCCCGCAGCGTGGAGTACTGCCACGCGATCCTGCACACGGTCCTCGCCGATGCCGTCAAGCACGGGGTGGTCGTGGCGAACCCGGCCACCGGGGCGACGGTGCCGCGTCACCACGGTGACGGGGCGCAGGCCAAGGACCTGACCGTCTGGACCGCGGAGGAGCTGGCTCGGTTCCTCGAGCTGGTCGCCGACGACCCGCTGTTCCACCTCTGGGCGCTCGCGGCGACCACCGGGATGCGCCGGGGAGAGCTGCTCGCGGTCGCCTGGCCGAGCGTCGACCTCGACCGCCGCGTGCTGCACGTGCGTCACTCGCTGGTCAGGGTCGACGGCGCGTTCCGGCTCAAGCCGCCCAAGAACGGCCGAGCCCGCTCGCTCGCCCTCGACGACTGGACGCTCGGCGTCCTCGCTGACCGCCAAGAGGTGCAGCAGCGCGAGGCCCGGGTTCGCGACCGCCCGTCCACGCTCGGGCAGCAGTGGGAGCTGGTGTTCACGACCCCGGAGGGCGAGCCGCTCGACCCGCTGCGGGTGACGTGGGCGTTCCGCAAGCTCGTGGCGTCGCTGCCGCTACCCCGCATCCGTTTGCACGACCTACGGCACGGACATGCGACGTTGCTGCTGCAGGAAGGGACCCCGATCAAGGTCGTCTCCGATCGGCTCGGCCACGCCAGCGCGAGGTTCACCCTCGACGTCTACGCCCACGCACTGCCGGTCATGGACGCCGCCGCAGCCGACCGCTTCGCGCAGCTCCTCGGACACGCGGACTGA
- a CDS encoding NAD-dependent epimerase/dehydratase family protein, with protein MHVVVTGGAGFIGANLMRTLVDGGHSAVALDNLSTGSKENLDGLDAQLVVGTILDPDVLDEVLADADAVVHLAARPSVPRSIEDPAASHEANATGTLQVLEAARRAGNLHTIVASSSSIYGANPTLPKSEDLRPQPMSPYAVSKLATETYALAYQECFDLPTLAFRFFNVFGPLQPAGHAYAAAMPAFVDAALQGRPLPLNGDGLQTRDFTFVGSVARVITQAVDRTVTSTEPVNLAFGSRRSLRDVIAELGELLGRDLEIEQRPDRPGDVRHSQADQTRLKKLFPDIEPVEFTDALRQTVAWFQKG; from the coding sequence ATGCACGTCGTCGTCACCGGAGGTGCCGGCTTCATCGGCGCGAACCTCATGCGCACGCTGGTGGACGGCGGGCACTCGGCCGTCGCCCTCGACAACCTCTCCACAGGGTCGAAGGAGAACCTCGACGGGCTCGACGCGCAGCTGGTGGTCGGCACAATCCTAGACCCCGACGTGCTCGACGAGGTGCTGGCGGACGCGGACGCCGTCGTGCACCTGGCCGCCCGCCCGTCGGTACCTCGCTCCATCGAGGACCCAGCGGCCAGCCACGAGGCCAACGCCACCGGGACCCTCCAGGTCCTGGAGGCAGCACGCCGGGCAGGCAACCTCCACACCATCGTGGCCTCATCCTCCTCGATCTACGGCGCGAACCCGACGCTGCCCAAGTCCGAGGACCTGCGTCCCCAGCCGATGAGTCCCTACGCGGTCAGCAAGCTGGCGACCGAGACGTACGCGCTGGCCTACCAGGAGTGTTTCGACCTGCCGACGCTGGCGTTCCGCTTCTTCAACGTGTTCGGTCCGCTCCAGCCCGCCGGGCACGCCTACGCCGCCGCGATGCCAGCATTCGTGGACGCCGCGCTCCAGGGCCGCCCGCTGCCCCTGAACGGTGACGGGCTGCAGACCCGCGACTTCACGTTCGTGGGCTCGGTCGCCCGGGTGATCACGCAGGCGGTGGATCGCACGGTCACGTCGACCGAACCGGTGAACCTCGCGTTCGGTTCACGTCGCTCCCTGCGTGACGTCATCGCCGAGCTGGGGGAGCTGCTAGGCCGCGATCTCGAAATCGAACAGCGACCGGACCGCCCCGGCGACGTGCGCCACTCACAGGCCGACCAGACCCGCCTGAAGAAGCTGTTCCCGGACATCGAGCCGGTCGAGTTCACCGACGCCCTGCGCCAGACCGTCGCCTGGTTCCAGAAGGGTTGA